The proteins below come from a single Malus sylvestris chromosome 3, drMalSylv7.2, whole genome shotgun sequence genomic window:
- the LOC126615693 gene encoding L-type lectin-domain containing receptor kinase VII.1-like has protein sequence MESLQLLVLFLTNLFLLQSSFAVDFSFTGFNSSDILLFGNATTDSGVLSLTTNTTFSIGRALYNAKVPTRYPNSLNLLPFTTSFTFSITPYKDSLPGHGFVLVFVPSPGIQSASPSQHLGFLNKANDGNPNNHAFGVEFDVFQNEEFGDINDNHVGVNVNSLTSLASYKAGYWLGEGSNDTNLSFKEIKLNSGDNYQAWIEYWNYELRITLAPENVKKPEQPLIRAPLDLSEVYLDEMYVGFTASTGQLIEDHKILSWNFNN, from the coding sequence ATGGAGTCCCTTCAATTACTTGTACTATTCCTAACGAACCTCTTTCTTCTCCAATCGAGTTTTGCAGTTGATTTCTCCTTCACTGGTTTCAACTCATCTGATATCTTGCTCTTTGGAAATGCAACAACAGATTCTGGTGTTCTTTCtctcacaaccaacaccacatTTTCCATTGGCAGAGCTCTCTACAACGCCAAAGTCCCCACAAGGTATCCAAACTCCTTAAACCTTCTGCCTTTCACAACCTCCTTCACCTTTTCCATAACCCCATACAAGGACTCTCTCCCCGGCCATGGGTTCGTCCTTGTTTTCGTTCCCTCTCCCGGCATCCAATCCGCCTCTCCATCCCAACATCTCGGCTTCTTGAATAAAGCCAATGACGGTAACCCCAACAACCATGCTTTTGGCGTCGAATTTGATGTGTTCCAAAACGAAGAATTCGGTGATATCAATGATAATCACGTAGGCGTTAACGTCAATTCTCTAACTTCTCTGGCTTCTTACAAAGCTGGATACTGGCTTGGTGAGGGCAGTAACGACACTAACTTGTCTTTCAAGGAAATAAAGCTGAATAGTGGAGACAACTATCAAGCTTGGATTGAGTACTGGAATTACGAGCTCAGAATAACATTGGCTCCTGAAAATGTGAAGAAGCCTGAGCAACCTTTGATTAGGGCTCCTCTTGATCTCTCTGAAGTTTATCTTGATGAAATGTATGTTGGTTTCACTGCATCAACTGGCCAACTCATTGAAGATCATAAAATTTTGAGCTGGAACTTCAATAATTGA
- the LOC126615685 gene encoding probable serine/threonine-protein kinase At1g54610 gives MGCIFCKPSAIEDSKESPRERLSNKGASDSRTTRVASSRREESYRAKDRYDGNDGRAMLIDKQVNGPVRLHGENFERKREKMEYVVAQHPGIGIIPKAAEGEQVAAGWPSWLAAVAGEAIKGWVPRRADSFEKLDKIGQGTYSNVYRARDLDQKKIVALKKVRFDNLEPESVRFMAREIHILRRLDHPNVIKLEGLVTSRMSCSLYLVFEYMEHDLAGLASHPGLKFTEAQVKCYMQQLLCGLNHCHSRGVLHRDIKGSNLLIDNNGMLKIADFGLASSFDPCQNQPLTSRVVTLWYRPPELLLGATYYGTAVDLWSTGCIVAELYSGKPIMPGRTEVEQLHKIFKLCGSPSEEYWRKSKLPHATIFKPQQPYRRCVAETFKDFPAPALALMETLLSIDPADRGSAASALKSEFFTTKPLPCDPSSLPKYPPSKEFDAKARDEEARRQGAAGKGQRLDHERRGTREYRAVPAPDANAELVMSMKKRQDSSKSRSEKFNPHPEEVASGFPIDPPRPSQAVDASVAHHGHNHNRASHSGPLAHRATWAKSTKNPDDPPKVSTGVDLSAMSGLVVARRSMLSEERRKRSSSSQMEVPKAIGRFPGSFKEASDPLQHNQKQANAGSRQKEDIRSNKDPIIVGYGSKGHKMHYSGPLLVPSGNTDQMLKDHDLQVQEAVRRARLDKAKVRKFHAEANQISTNSLFVSGR, from the exons ATGGGTTGCATTTTCTGTAAGCCTTCTGCAATTGAGGATAGCAAGGAGAGCCCCAGAGAGAGATTGTCAAACAAGGGGGCATCAGACTCGCGGACGACAAGGGTTGCTTCATCCAGGAGGGAGGAATCTTATCGAGCGAAAGATCGATATGATGGCAATGATGGGAGAGCAATGTTGATTGATAAGCAAGTGAATGGGCCTGTTCGATTGCACGGGGAGAATTTTGAAAGGAAGAGGGAGAAGATGGAATATGTTGTTGCTCAACATCCTGGGATTGGTATCATTCCGAAAGCTGCAGAAGGGGAACAGGTTGCAGCAGGGTGGCCCTCCTGGCTAGCTGCAGTGGCTGGAGAGGCCATCAAAGGATGGGTTCCGCGACGTGCAGATTCATTTGAGAAGCTAGATAAA ATTGGTCAGGGTACTTACAGTAATGTTTATAGGGCCCGTGATCTTgatcaaaagaaaattgttgCTTTGAAGAAAGTGAGGTTTGATAACCTAGAGCCTGAGAGTGTTCGCTTTATGGCAAGGGAAATTCACATTTTACGAAGGCTTGATCATCCAAATGTGATAAAACTAGAAGGTCTAGTTACTTCAAGGATGTCTTGCAGCTTGTAccttgtttttgagtacatggaGCATGATTTGGCAGGGCTTGCTTCACACCCTGGTCTGAAGTTTACAGAAGCACAG GTTAAATGTTACATGCAGCAACTGTTATGTGGACTTAATCATTGTCATAGTCGTGGTGTTCTGCATCGTGACATTAAAGGTTCCAACCTTTTAATTGACAACAATGGCATGCTGAAAATCGCTGACTTTGGTCTGGCAAGTTCTTTTGATCCTTGTCAAAATCAGCCTCTGACAAGTCGTGTTGTAACTCTATGGTATCGTCCACCTGAGCTTTTGCTTGGTGCTACTTACTATGGGACAGCTGTGGATTTGTGGAGTACAGGTTGCATAGTTGCTGAATTGTATTCCGGAAAGCCTATTATGCCTGGAAGAACCGAG GTGGAGCAGTTGCATAAGATTTTCAAGCTTTGTGGCTCACCTTCTGAAGAGTATTGGAGAAAATCAAAGTTGCCTCATGCAACCATATTCAAGCCTCAACAGCCTTACAGACGCTGTGTTGCAGAAACTTTTAAGGACTTCCCTGCACCAGCTTTAGCACTTATGGAGACCCTTCTTTCTATAGACCCTGCAGATCGTGGATCTGCAGCTTCTGCTCTCAAGAGTGAG TTCTTTACAACTAAACCTCTTCCTTGTGATCCGTCAAGTTTGCCAAAGTATCCTCCAAGCAAAGAGTTTGATGCTAAAGCGCGTGATGAGGAAGCTAGAAG ACAAGGAGCAGCAGGGAAGGGCCAAAGGCTTGACCACGAAAGGAGAGGAACAAGAGAGTATCGAGCTGTACCAGCACCTGATGCCAATGCCGAATTAGTCATGTCAATGAAG AAAAGACAAGACAGTTCTAAGAGCCGGAGTGAGAAGTTTAACCCTCATCCAGAAGAAGTTGCTTCTGGCTTTCCAATTGATCCACCTAGGCCATCACAAGCCGTAGACGCAAGTGTAGCACATCATGGACATAATCATAATCGAGCTTCTCATTCAGGGCCATTGGCTCACCGGGCTACATGGGCCAAGTCTACTAAGAACCCAGATGATCCTCCAAAGGTTTCAACTGGGGTTGACTTGTCAGCAATGTCAGGTTTAGTGGTCGCAAGGAGGAGTATGTTATCTGAGGAACGCAGAAAAAGGTCTAGTTCTTCTCAAATGGAAGTTCCAAAAGCAATAGGCAGGTTTCCAGGCTCCTTCAAGGAGGCATCAGATCCCTTACAACACAATCAAAAGCAGGCCAATGCAGGTTCTCGTCAAAAAGAAGATATTAGAAGCAACAAAGATCCAATTATT GTTGGTTACGGATCTAAGGGTCACAAAATGCACTACTCAGGTCCGTTGCTAGTACCCTCTGGCAACACGGATCAGATGCTGAAGGACCACGATCTCCAGGTCCAAGAAGCTGTTAGACGAGCACGCCTAGACAAGGCAAAGGTCAGAAAATTCCACGCTGAGGCGAACCAAATATCCACCAATTCATTATTTGTTTCTGGTCGTTGA